A window of the Xenopus laevis strain J_2021 chromosome 9_10L, Xenopus_laevis_v10.1, whole genome shotgun sequence genome harbors these coding sequences:
- the LOC121398025 gene encoding leucine-rich repeat extensin-like protein 1 — translation MEVDVVDEIEDTEVEEIVDIDFVTWFHGLKLLACIVALLLNPPYPCILPHCHPTAYPCSYPSSHPPTPNFHHSPLTPYTCSQPSSYPPPLILAPTFLHQLTPYLCFDHPPLTSPLLTLALTPSLKPVPLSLALSPPLSLALISLLSRPPPLTLTLTHSSHPSTPFPRFQPPDSYPPFAFTPSPYSLFHPHPLPSLSPPLTPSKYPLFHPSSNPLPLTLAFTPLLLPPFPRFHPSSHPPPLALAFTPPPLTLTFSPPPLTPTPYSYFNPSPLTPSPYPCLHPLLSPPTLTLTLTHPPLTPSSPYPHFHHLLSPPPLTLTLTRLLSPSHLTLAFTPYSHPQPLPSL, via the coding sequence atggaggtggatgtagtggatgagaTAGAAGACACGGAGGTAGAGGAGATAGTGGACATTGATTTTGTAACATGGTTTCATGGATTAAAATTGTTAGCATGTATTGTTGCCCTTCTTCTAAACCCCCCTTACCCATGCATCCTCCCTCACTGCCACCCCACAGCTTACCCTTGCTCTTACCCCTCCTCTCACCCACCTACCCCTAACTTTCACCACTCTCCTCTCACCCCTTATACTTGCTCTCAGCCCTCCTCTTACCCCCCACCTCTTATCCTTGCTCCCACCTTTTTACACCAACTCACCCCTTACCTTTGCTTTGACCATCCTCCCCTGACCTCCCCACTCCTTACCCTCGCTCTCACACCTTCTCTCAAACCTGTACCTCTTTCGCTTGCTCTCTCACCCCCCCTTAGCCTGGCTCTCATCTCCCTCCTCTCACGTCCCCCACCACTTACCCTCACTCTCACCCACTCCTCTCACCCCTCCACCCCTTTCCCTCGCTTTCAACCGCCCGATTCTTACCCCCCCTTTGCTTTCACCCCCTCCCCATACTCTCTctttcacccccaccccttaccctcgctttcacCCCCTCTCACCCCCTCCAAATACCCTCTCTTTCacccctcctctaacccactaccccttaccctcgctttcacTCCCCTACTTTTACCCCCTTTCCCTCGCTTTCACCCCTCCTCTCACCCTCCACCCCTTGCCCTGGCTTTCACCCCTccaccccttaccctcactttctccccccctcctctcacccccaccccttactctTACTTTAACCCGTCTCCTCTCACCCCCTCACCTTACCCTTGCTTACAccccctactctcacccccaacccttaccctcactttaacccaccctcctctcaccccctcctccccttaccctcactttcaccacctcctctcacccccaccccttactctTACTTTAACCCGTCTCCTCTCACCCTCTCAccttacccttgctttcaccccctactctcacccccaacccttaccctcactttaa